In the genome of Streptomyces sp. NBC_00259, the window GCGCGAGCATCGACCCTTCCGGCACCCGTACGTCCAGCGGTTCCAGACAGCCGCTGTTGAGGGGGATGTCGTCGGCGACCAGGGTCCGGAAGACGTACAGCACGGCCGCCATCACCACCGACCTCGGCGCGTTGGCGTTGCCGGGCTGCTGCTCGGAGGTTCCGGTGAAGTCGAGGACGGCGCTGCGGGCCTCCCGGTCCACGGTCAGCGCGACCTCGATGACCGCGCCGCCGTCGGTCTCGTACCGGCAGGAGCCGTCGTGGAGCCCGGCCACGATGCGGCGTACGGACTCCTCCGCGTTGTCGCGTACGTGTCCCATGTAGGCCTGGACGACGTCGAGGCCGAACTCCTCGACCATGCGGCCGAGTTCGCTGATGCCCTTCTCGTTGGCGGCGATCTGGGCCCTGAGGTCGGCGAGGTTGGTGTCCGGGTCGCGGGACGGATGGGGCGCGCCGGTGAGCAGCTCGCGCGTCTCGGCCTCCCGCAGCCGTCCGTCGCGTACGAGCAGCCAGTTGTCGAAGAGCACGCCTTCCTCGTCGATGGTGCGGCTGAACGCGGGCATCGAGCCGGGAGTGATGCCGCCGATCTCGGCGTGGTGGCCTCGCGAGGCCACGAGGAAGCGCAGCTCGTGCCCGTCCTCGCCGAAGACGGGGGTCACGACGGTGACATCGGGCAGATGTGTGCCGCCGTGATACGGGTCGTTGATGGCGTACACATCGCCCGGTCGTAGCTCACCGGTGTTGCGCCGCAGCACTTCCTTGATGGATTCGCCCATCGATCCCAGATGCACGGGGATGTGGGGGGCGTTGGCGATGAGATTGCCCTCGGCATCGAAGAGGGCGCAGGAGAAGTCGAGCCGTTCCTTGATGTTGACGGAGTGGGCGGTGTTCTCCAGGCGCACGCCCATCTGCTCGGCGATCGCCATGAAGAGGTTGTTGAAGACCTCCAGCAGCACGGGGTCGACGTCCGTGCCCACGGCGGTACGGGCGGGCCGTGGCCGGACGCGCGTGAGCAGCAGATGTCCGCCCTCACCGACGGCGGCCTGCCAGCCGGGGTCGAGGACGGTCGTGGCATCGGCCTCGGCGATGATCGCCGGTCCCTCGACGTTGTCGTCCGGGGAGAGGTCCTTGCGCCGGTGGAGCGGGGTGTCCGCGGGGCGCCCGTCCAGGAACATCCGGACCGTGTCCCGCGCCCGGGGACCCGCGCCGCCCCGCGCGGCCTCTTCGACGACGACCGAGCCGTGCGGCCCGGCCGTGCCCACCGCCTCGACCGACACCGCCTCGACGACGAGCGGCTTTTCCATGGTGAACGCGTACCGCGCGCGGTGCGCCGAGGTGAACGCCTCCCGCATCCCGTCGAGCGTGCCCAACTGCACGGGCATTCCCGCGTCCGTTCCGGCGTAACGGAGGAGCGCGCGGGCACGGGTGCTGATCGCGTCGTCGGGGACGGCGTCGTCGCGCAGCTCCGCACGGGTGCGTGCGGCGAGGTCGTCGCAGAGCTTCTCCACCCGGCGCAGGGTGTCCTCGTTCAGCTCGGCCTCGACGGACTGCTCGCGCATGGCCGTGGCGTCGGCCAGCCCGATGCCGTAGGCGGAGAGGACCCCGGCGAGCGGCGGCACGATGACGGTGTTGATGCCGAGGGCGTCGGCGACGGCGCACGCGTGCTGGCCGCCGGCGCCGCCGAAGCAGGTCAGGGCGTAGCGGGTGACGTCGTGGCCGCGCTGCACGGAGATCTTCTTGACGGCGTTCGCCATGTTGAGGACGGCGATCTCCAGGAAACCCGCCGCGACCTCCTCCGGGCCGCGCTCGGTGCCCGTGGCCTCGCGCACCTCGTCGGCGAGCCGCTCGAACTTCTCCCGCACGACGTCGGCGTCGAGCGGCTGGTCACCGTCCGGCCCGAAGACCGCCGGGAAGTGCGCGGGCTGGATGCGGCCGAGCATCACATTGGCGTCGGTGACGGTGAGCGGGCCGCCGCGCCGGTAGCAGGCCGGTCCCGGTACGGCGCCCGCCGAGTCGGGGCCGACACGGTAGCGCTGGCCGTCGAAGTGGAGGATCGAGCCGCCGCCCGCGGCGACGGTGTGGATGTTCATCATCGGCGCGCGCATCCGCACGCCCGCGACCTGGGTGCCGAGTTCCCGCTCGAACTCCCCCGCGTAGTGCGAGACGTCGGTGGACGTGCCGCCCATGTCGAAGCCGATGACACGGCCGAAGCCCGCCTGCTCGGAGGTGCGGGCCATGCCGACCACTCCGCCGGCCGGGCCGGACAGCACGGCGTCCTTGCCACGGAAGTGGGCGGCTTCGCGCAGCCCGCCGTTGGACTGCATGAACATCAGCCGGATGGAGCGGAGTTCCTCGGCGACCTCGTCGACGTAGCGGCGCAGGATCGGCGAGAGGTAGGCGTCCACGACGGTGGTGTCGCCACGCGGTACGAGCTTGATGAGCGGGCTCACCTCGTGCGAGCAGCTCACCTGCGTGAAGCCCAGCCGGCGGGCGGCGTCGGCGACGGCCGCCTCGTGGGCGGGGTGGCGGTAGCCGTGCATGAGGACGACGGCGACGCTCGCGAAACCGTCGCGGCGGGCGGCCCTCAGCTGTTCCTCGACCGGCGCGATCTCCAGTGGTCTGACGACCTCTCCGTGCGCGTCGATCCGCTCGGGGACCTCGATGACACGGTCGTACACGGCCTCGGGGAGGACGATGTGGCGGTCGAAGAGCCGGGGGCGGTTCTGGTACGCGATGCGCAACGCGTCCCGGAAGCCTTCCGTGACGACGAGGACCGTCGGGTCGCCGCGGCGCTCCAGCAGGGCGTTCGTGGCGACGGTCGTCCCCATCTTGACGACGTCGATCCGGTCCGCCGGCACGGTGTCCCCGGGGCCCAGCCCGAGGAGCAGCCGGATGCCGGCGACGGCCGCGTCGGGGTAGTGCTCGGGGTTGTGGGAGAGCAGTTTGCGGGTGACGAGATGACCGTCGGGGCGTTTGCCGACGACATCGGTGAAGGTCCCGCCACGGTCGATCCAGAACTCCCAGCGCCCGCTCATTCCCCCATTCTGACAAGCGGCGGGTCGAGTGACAGCGAGGCGAGCGCGGACAGCAGCGCGTTTTCGGCGACGTGGTCGAGGCGTGTGCTGGTGCCGCGGGCCCAGTGGCGTACCTCGGAACCGGCGAGGCCGACCAGTTGGGGCAGGAGATCGGTGCACCGGCGGGCCACCCAGGCCGTGCCGGCCGTGGCCAGCCACGCGGCCTTGGCCATCCGGCTCGGCACGGGCTGCTGGGGTTCGGCGCCGGGGGCGGTCCCGAGGGCGAAGCCCTCCGCGGTGAGCAGCTCATGGAAGCGTCGGGCGATCATGCGGTGTCCGCGCTCGCCCGGGTGGAGCCGGTCCGCGCTCCACATGGAGCGGTCCTCGACCCAGCCGGCGTCGGCGATGTGCAGGTGCACGGCGCCGTACCGCTCGGACAGCGCGTGGACGACGGCGTTGACGGTCCGCTGCCTGCGGGCGAGGGGGCGGGCGAGCGGACCGGGCAGGGCGAGCATCGTGCCGGGGTCGGGCAGGCAGGCGGTCAGCAGCCGGGTGCCGGTTTCGCTGAGCGCGGCGCAGACCGTGTCGAGTCGGACGGCCAGG includes:
- a CDS encoding SGNH/GDSL hydrolase family protein; amino-acid sequence: MTSEPSAPPAPVRGAGAVAPAPGPEGRDATAPRVVASRSAEAAAPPRPPRFAALGDSLTEGVGDRVDGAWRGWAALLAQGLGEPGRPAEFRNFAVSGALARDVHERQTPEVLGYAPDLASVIVGVNDTLRHTFDIRDLAVRLDTVCAALSETGTRLLTACLPDPGTMLALPGPLARPLARRQRTVNAVVHALSERYGAVHLHIADAGWVEDRSMWSADRLHPGERGHRMIARRFHELLTAEGFALGTAPGAEPQQPVPSRMAKAAWLATAGTAWVARRCTDLLPQLVGLAGSEVRHWARGTSTRLDHVAENALLSALASLSLDPPLVRMGE
- a CDS encoding hydantoinase B/oxoprolinase family protein — its product is MSGRWEFWIDRGGTFTDVVGKRPDGHLVTRKLLSHNPEHYPDAAVAGIRLLLGLGPGDTVPADRIDVVKMGTTVATNALLERRGDPTVLVVTEGFRDALRIAYQNRPRLFDRHIVLPEAVYDRVIEVPERIDAHGEVVRPLEIAPVEEQLRAARRDGFASVAVVLMHGYRHPAHEAAVADAARRLGFTQVSCSHEVSPLIKLVPRGDTTVVDAYLSPILRRYVDEVAEELRSIRLMFMQSNGGLREAAHFRGKDAVLSGPAGGVVGMARTSEQAGFGRVIGFDMGGTSTDVSHYAGEFERELGTQVAGVRMRAPMMNIHTVAAGGGSILHFDGQRYRVGPDSAGAVPGPACYRRGGPLTVTDANVMLGRIQPAHFPAVFGPDGDQPLDADVVREKFERLADEVREATGTERGPEEVAAGFLEIAVLNMANAVKKISVQRGHDVTRYALTCFGGAGGQHACAVADALGINTVIVPPLAGVLSAYGIGLADATAMREQSVEAELNEDTLRRVEKLCDDLAARTRAELRDDAVPDDAISTRARALLRYAGTDAGMPVQLGTLDGMREAFTSAHRARYAFTMEKPLVVEAVSVEAVGTAGPHGSVVVEEAARGGAGPRARDTVRMFLDGRPADTPLHRRKDLSPDDNVEGPAIIAEADATTVLDPGWQAAVGEGGHLLLTRVRPRPARTAVGTDVDPVLLEVFNNLFMAIAEQMGVRLENTAHSVNIKERLDFSCALFDAEGNLIANAPHIPVHLGSMGESIKEVLRRNTGELRPGDVYAINDPYHGGTHLPDVTVVTPVFGEDGHELRFLVASRGHHAEIGGITPGSMPAFSRTIDEEGVLFDNWLLVRDGRLREAETRELLTGAPHPSRDPDTNLADLRAQIAANEKGISELGRMVEEFGLDVVQAYMGHVRDNAEESVRRIVAGLHDGSCRYETDGGAVIEVALTVDREARSAVLDFTGTSEQQPGNANAPRSVVMAAVLYVFRTLVADDIPLNSGCLEPLDVRVPEGSMLAPAYPAATVAGNVETSQSVTGALYAALGVQAEGSGTMNNVTFGNDRVQYYETVASGSGAGDGFDGADAVQTHMTNSRLTDPEVLEWRYPVRVDAFAVRDGSGGAGRWRGGHGVVRRIRFLEPMTVALLTGHRRVAPYGMAGGEPGALGANAVERADGTVENLRGVDSVEVGPGDVLVVRTPGGGGYGPAAGHAGPNAGPNAGPNGGPNGGPNGGSNSGPTGGP